TCATCGGGGATCTCGACGTTTTCCACCACCGAATCGCCATTGGCATCGACCACCCGTTCCTTGACCTGGAGGAGTTTGTACCAGCGCAGGAAGGCCGAGATGAAGACGATGGACATGAGGATCATGAGGATAACCGAGAGAACGGCCAGGAGCATCAGCCCCTTGGGGAGGAAGTTGCGGGTAATGTTCAGATAGCCGGCGCTCATGGTGATGGGGATCATTAAAATACCGGGCACCGCGGCCACCCAGGCGTAACGCGCCCTGCCGAGCCTGATGAGCATGGTGGCGCCGACAATGAGTGCGCAGGTGGCCAGCAGCTGGTTGCTCATGCCGAAGAGCGGCCAGATGGTGGTGATGTCGCCCGTATAGACCAGGTAGCCCCAGGCCGAGGTGAAAATCAGGCTGGTGATGATGACCCCCGGCGTCCAGGTGTTGTCGGTGAAACGGGGATAGACCTTGGCCAGCATCTCCTGGAGCAGGTAACGGCCGACCCGGGTGCCGGCATCGACGGCGGAGAGGATGAAGACTGCTTCGAACATGATGGCGAAGTGATACCAGTAGGCCATGAGGCCTTTCATGAAAGGGATGGAGGAGAAGATGTAGGCCATGCCCACTGCCAGGGAGACGGCCCCGCCGGGACGGCCCTGCACCTGCTCGCCCACCTCACGTGCCAGTTCGGGGAGGTTGACCGGCGTCATACCCAGGGCCTCGAATGCTTTGGGGGCGGAATTGATGGCGAAATAATCGGCCGGTACCAGGGTGCAGGCGGCAATCAGGGCCATGATCGCCACGAAACCTTCGGTGAGCATGGCGCCATAGCCGACGAAGAGGACGTCACGTTCCCGGGCGATCATCTTCGGCGTGGTGCCGGTGCCGATGATGGCGTGGAATCCGGAAAGGGCGCCGCAGGCAATGGTGATGAAGATAAAGGGAAACACCGCGCCGGGGATGACCGGTCCGCCGCCGCCTGCAAACTGGGTGATGGCGGGCATCTGCAGCTGGGGGTGGACGGCGACGATGCCCAAAGCCAGCATGACGATGGTGCCGATCTTCAGATAGGTGGAGAGGTAGTCGCGGGGGACGAGCAGGAACCAGACCGGCAGTACCGAGGCAAAAAAGCCGTAGATGGGGATGATGAGGGCGATCTCTTTCTTGGAAAAGGTGAACAAGGAGGCCAGGGTGGGGTTTGCCGCCACGTAGGGACCGGCCAGTACTGACAGGAGCAGGAGCAGCACGCCGATGACGCTCGCCCCCTTGACGTCGCCGGGCCTGATGTTGTGCATGTAGATGCCCATGACCATTGCGATGGGGATGGTGCAGAAGACGGTGAACGTGCCCCAGGGGCTGGCGAACATGGCATTGACGACCGCTATGGAGAGCCCTGCCAGGGTGAGGATCAGGATGAAGAGAATGGCGATGGAGGCGACTTTACCGGCGACGTTGCCGATTTCGGCCCCGGCGATGGCCGATAGGCTCTTCCCCTTGTGGCGTATCGAGGCGAAGAGGACGATGGAGTCGTGAACCGCACCGGCGACGACGGCGCCGATAATGATCCAGAGCGCTCCCGGGAGGAAGCCGAACTGGGCAGCCAGAACCGGCCCGAGCAGTGGACCTGCCGCGGCGATGGCGGCGAAGTGGTGGCCGAAAAGGACATACTTGTCCGTCTTGACGTAGTCGTGGCCGTCGGCAAGGGTCACTGCCGGGGTCGGCCGGTCGTCGTTCAACGCCATGACCCGCCTGGCGATAAACAGCCCGTAAAAGCGGTAGCCGATGGCAAAGACACAGAGGGACGTGAAAATCAGGGTTAACGCATTCATGGATCCACCTCCTGGGGAGACTCCCGATATGGTCGGTTTATACCCAGAATAATCCAGGTCGGACAGGAGAAAAAAAGGAAAACGGTGAATGGTTGGATGGGAGGGATGAATGGTCGATTTTCGGCCATGAATGGCAGTTAGGGTCAGGTAATCAGAGGTCCAGGGATCTTTTCAGATCCTTGGCATGATAGCGGCTCACCATGATCTCTGTCCGGTTCCTGTCGTCCATGGTCAGCCTGAAACTGCCGTTGAACCAGGGGATCGCCTCCAGAACATGATTGGTGTTGACCAGGAAGCTGCGGTGAACCCGGACGAAGCCGTGACGGGCGAGTTTGCTCTCCAGTTCAGTGAGGGTGGACCGGCTCCGATAGCGGTCTGTTGCCGTATGGACGTGGACGGCGCCTTCATCCGCCTGGGCAAAGACTATCCGTTCGGGTGAGGTGGGGATGATCCGCTCTCCCTGGTAGAGGGGAAGCTTTCCGGTACAGCCTTCATGTCCATCGCCGGCTGTCGGGGTTACATCGCCCGGCGCGAGTTTGCTCCCCATTAGCCGGGCCGCCTTGGAGACGGCCTTGGCCACCCGCTCCAGGGTGAAGGGCTTCAACAGGTAATCGACCGCCTCCACCTCGAATGCCTCGCAGGCATAATTTTCGAAGGCAGTGGCGAAAATCACCAGGGGGTGGGTGGGAAGCTCGGCAAGGAGCTGCGCCAGTTCGATGCCGCTGATGCCGGGCATGTGAATGTCAAGGAAAAGCAGTTCCGGGTTCGCTTCCCGGATTCCGGCCAGAGCGGTGCTGCCGCTACCCGCTTCACCGACCACGACAACCCCTTCCATTTGCTGCAGGAGGTAGCGGAGTTCCTCGCGGGCCGGTGTCTCATCATCGACAATGAAGGCTTTAATGGTCATTGGTCTGATCCTTCCTTTTCGGTGCTGCCGGCGGGCACGGTGAAGGATACGGTGGTACCCCGGGCAGGTGCGCTTTCGATGCGGAGGTGGTGTTCCTTGCCGAAAAACGCAACCAGGCGCCCATTCACATTCTGCAGGGCGATGCCTACCCCTTCGTCCGAATCGGCCTCTTTTTCCGTGAAGAGCCCAGCCATCTTTTCCGGCGTGATGCCGACGCCGTTATCCTGAACCTGGATAGCCACCACATCTCCGACGCGCCGGGCGGCCACCGTTACTTCACCCCCCTCCTCGCGGGTCAGGATGCCGTGGCGCAAGGCGTTCTCCACCAACGGCTGCAGGGTAAGCGGCGGAAGAAGGCAGGCCAGGGCGCCTTCCTCGATGCGGTAGGCGATCCGCACCCGATCGCCGAAACGGGCCATCTCGATGGCAAGGTACGCCCGGCAGTGTTCCAGTTCGGCGGCAAGGGTGACGAGTCCCCCTGCCGGGCTGATGTTGCGCCGCAGGAATTCGGCCAGCTTGACGAGAAGCTCCGAAGCGGTGGACGGATCGGTCCTGATGAAGCTTTTGACGGTGTTGATGGCATTGAAGAGAAAGTGGGGATGGATCTGGGCCTGGAGGGCGCGTATCTCCGCTTCCCTGACCAGCTTCTTCTGCTCATCCAGTTGTGACAATTCCAACTGGCTGGAAAAGAGATGGGCAAGACCGTGGGCCAGTTCCATATCCAGTGTGGTAATGCCGTTTTCCTTGATCCGGTAAAGCTTGAGAGCGCCAACCACCCCTTCCTCCCGCCTGAGGGGAACGATGATGGCCGAGCCCAGCCGGCACCCCTCGGCGGTGCAGCCGATTTCGCCCCTCGTCAGTGGGGCGGCGATACGGCCGGAGGCGAGGGCCTCCCTGGTGGCATCGGTCATGAGTGCCATTCCCGGCCGGTGGTGATCTTCGCCGACACCGGCGTGGGCCAGGATAGTGGACTGGTCGGTAAAAGCCACCGCGTCCAGGTCGGTCATCTCCAAGATGATGCGGGCCGCCTGGGTTGCGGAGGCGGTGGTGAGCCCGCCGCGCAGGAAGGGGAGCGTGCGGAGGGCGATATTGAGGGCGACTTGGGCCTGAAAGGCGGCAAAGCGTTCCTGCTCCCGGAAAAGGGATGCCACCAGTTCGACGAAGAGGGCAAGTCCCAGGGCGTTGACGAGAATCATCGGCAAGGCGATGGTTTGCACCAGGGCAAGTGCTGCCGGGAAGGGCTTGGCCACGAGCAGGATGATGGCCATCTGCAGCGTCTCGACCACAATGCCGGTGGCGAAAGCGGCGGCGGAATCGTAACGGTTCCGCCTGATCCGGTGGTAGAGGAGCCCGCCGGCAATACCTTCGGCAATGGTGGCTATGCCGCATGCCGTCGCGGTAAAGCCGTTCATTTCTATGAGATAGCGGTGGGCACCGGCAATGATCCCGGCCGACAAGCCCACCAGCGGCCCCCCCAGGATGCCGCCGAGCACGACGCCCACGACCCGGGAATTGGCGATGGCGTTTTGCACCGGCACCCCAAGGTAGGTGCCGGCAATGCCGAAGAGGCCGAAGATAAGCGACAGGGAAAGGCGTTCATAGCGGCTTGCGCGT
This region of Geotalea daltonii FRC-32 genomic DNA includes:
- a CDS encoding LytS/YhcK type 5TM receptor domain-containing protein, giving the protein MLNLIIHLLERLGIFAIAFILIMRFDVFKRLLVGRASRYERLSLSLIFGLFGIAGTYLGVPVQNAIANSRVVGVVLGGILGGPLVGLSAGIIAGAHRYLIEMNGFTATACGIATIAEGIAGGLLYHRIRRNRYDSAAAFATGIVVETLQMAIILLVAKPFPAALALVQTIALPMILVNALGLALFVELVASLFREQERFAAFQAQVALNIALRTLPFLRGGLTTASATQAARIILEMTDLDAVAFTDQSTILAHAGVGEDHHRPGMALMTDATREALASGRIAAPLTRGEIGCTAEGCRLGSAIIVPLRREEGVVGALKLYRIKENGITTLDMELAHGLAHLFSSQLELSQLDEQKKLVREAEIRALQAQIHPHFLFNAINTVKSFIRTDPSTASELLVKLAEFLRRNISPAGGLVTLAAELEHCRAYLAIEMARFGDRVRIAYRIEEGALACLLPPLTLQPLVENALRHGILTREEGGEVTVAARRVGDVVAIQVQDNGVGITPEKMAGLFTEKEADSDEGVGIALQNVNGRLVAFFGKEHHLRIESAPARGTTVSFTVPAGSTEKEGSDQ
- a CDS encoding carbon starvation CstA family protein, whose translation is MNALTLIFTSLCVFAIGYRFYGLFIARRVMALNDDRPTPAVTLADGHDYVKTDKYVLFGHHFAAIAAAGPLLGPVLAAQFGFLPGALWIIIGAVVAGAVHDSIVLFASIRHKGKSLSAIAGAEIGNVAGKVASIAILFILILTLAGLSIAVVNAMFASPWGTFTVFCTIPIAMVMGIYMHNIRPGDVKGASVIGVLLLLLSVLAGPYVAANPTLASLFTFSKKEIALIIPIYGFFASVLPVWFLLVPRDYLSTYLKIGTIVMLALGIVAVHPQLQMPAITQFAGGGGPVIPGAVFPFIFITIACGALSGFHAIIGTGTTPKMIARERDVLFVGYGAMLTEGFVAIMALIAACTLVPADYFAINSAPKAFEALGMTPVNLPELAREVGEQVQGRPGGAVSLAVGMAYIFSSIPFMKGLMAYWYHFAIMFEAVFILSAVDAGTRVGRYLLQEMLAKVYPRFTDNTWTPGVIITSLIFTSAWGYLVYTGDITTIWPLFGMSNQLLATCALIVGATMLIRLGRARYAWVAAVPGILMIPITMSAGYLNITRNFLPKGLMLLAVLSVILMILMSIVFISAFLRWYKLLQVKERVVDANGDSVVENVEIPDDRYALPAAQE
- a CDS encoding LytR/AlgR family response regulator transcription factor, which gives rise to MTIKAFIVDDETPAREELRYLLQQMEGVVVVGEAGSGSTALAGIREANPELLFLDIHMPGISGIELAQLLAELPTHPLVIFATAFENYACEAFEVEAVDYLLKPFTLERVAKAVSKAARLMGSKLAPGDVTPTAGDGHEGCTGKLPLYQGERIIPTSPERIVFAQADEGAVHVHTATDRYRSRSTLTELESKLARHGFVRVHRSFLVNTNHVLEAIPWFNGSFRLTMDDRNRTEIMVSRYHAKDLKRSLDL